The proteins below come from a single Roseiflexus sp. RS-1 genomic window:
- a CDS encoding helix-turn-helix domain-containing protein — protein MPSFNERVGEVIKRKRQRDRLTQAELGSRIGVSGSYISSIENGQSSARIAEIEALATVFRTTAFELLSEAAAADGYKFSAAHRDREAFLNLYDSLSPEHQQMARTFLLFLRDQQNLPRE, from the coding sequence ATGCCGTCATTCAACGAACGTGTCGGTGAAGTGATCAAACGCAAACGCCAGCGCGACCGGTTGACTCAGGCGGAACTGGGGAGTCGCATTGGCGTGAGCGGCAGTTATATCAGCAGCATCGAAAACGGGCAGAGTAGCGCGCGGATCGCTGAGATCGAAGCGCTGGCGACGGTTTTTCGCACCACTGCTTTCGAACTGCTCAGCGAGGCAGCAGCGGCGGATGGCTACAAGTTTTCGGCAGCGCACCGCGACCGCGAGGCATTCCTGAACCTGTACGATTCCCTTTCTCCTGAACATCAACAGATGGCGCGCACGTTCCTGTTGTTCCTGCGCGATCAGCAGAATCTTCCCCGTGAATAA
- a CDS encoding peptide ABC transporter substrate-binding protein yields MNKSSSSIHTPRSLRQLFQLLSASVWVAATILVLLAACGAPDQPVATGEASPTSAPTSAPPTPTALPRGGNLTIRLSDDSGTLQPWHPRTRGEEQIIGLIYSGLMRLDATLAPQPDLATGWVASADGRVITFTLRSDAVWHDGRPVTVDDVVFTLDALRALPPSTALLAGLRRIVEVTAPESDTIVIRLDERYAPIFSLLTTPVLPRHLLIGRNLAEFNAWDVPFGSGPFRFEQREPGVAITLAANQAFYRGAPLLDRVVFVIAPDAQVAASALQDERLLLAELPWSVGSVITETSPMLQWGAYAENGYYFLAFNLRSDRIFSDPRLREALAATIDLPRIVQEVTDGQGMLIGSSAAPGSWADLTPPPAGTVDLDRARALLDEAGWRLPPEGAIRQRDGVPLTVQLFVRADDPRRVRAAELIASAAEQIGMDIVVQPADFATVIRSKYAPPYDFDLLIGSWVNGVADPDFADYAFYDPDDFALFHSSQINQGLADTRPTLNFVGFSDPIYDNQAGAARQLYDLSERAQAIQRAQERVALLRPYLFLWADRIAVVCNPRVKTPDGPVTLMTPNYMWNIERWYVEVEG; encoded by the coding sequence GTGAATAAGTCATCGTCGTCAATCCATACCCCTCGTTCTCTCAGACAGTTGTTCCAGTTGCTCAGCGCCAGCGTCTGGGTCGCTGCGACGATACTTGTGCTGCTTGCAGCTTGCGGCGCGCCAGACCAGCCGGTTGCGACCGGTGAAGCCTCGCCTACTTCTGCGCCCACATCAGCGCCCCCGACTCCTACCGCGCTGCCGCGTGGCGGAAATCTCACCATCCGTCTGTCCGACGATAGTGGCACATTGCAACCCTGGCATCCGCGCACACGCGGCGAAGAGCAGATCATCGGGTTGATCTACAGTGGTCTGATGCGCCTGGACGCAACCCTGGCGCCGCAACCGGACCTGGCGACGGGTTGGGTAGCCTCAGCCGATGGACGGGTCATCACGTTCACCCTGCGCAGCGATGCCGTCTGGCACGATGGGCGTCCGGTCACGGTTGATGATGTTGTCTTTACGCTCGATGCATTGCGCGCACTGCCGCCGTCTACAGCGTTGCTCGCCGGGTTGCGGCGAATTGTCGAAGTGACGGCGCCGGAGAGCGATACGATTGTCATCCGCCTCGATGAACGCTACGCACCCATCTTCAGCCTGCTTACAACGCCGGTGCTGCCGCGTCACCTGCTGATCGGCAGAAACCTGGCAGAATTCAACGCCTGGGATGTGCCGTTTGGCAGCGGTCCCTTCCGTTTTGAGCAGCGCGAGCCGGGCGTGGCAATCACACTGGCGGCGAATCAGGCATTCTACCGGGGTGCGCCGCTCCTTGATCGGGTGGTGTTCGTCATTGCGCCCGATGCACAGGTGGCAGCGTCGGCGTTACAGGATGAACGTTTGCTGCTGGCTGAACTTCCCTGGAGCGTCGGCAGCGTCATAACCGAAACATCGCCGATGCTGCAATGGGGCGCATATGCTGAGAACGGGTATTATTTTCTCGCCTTCAACCTGCGTTCCGACCGAATCTTCAGCGATCCGAGGCTGCGCGAGGCGCTGGCAGCGACGATCGATCTGCCGCGCATTGTGCAGGAGGTGACCGATGGGCAGGGGATGCTCATCGGCAGCAGCGCCGCGCCGGGTTCCTGGGCAGATCTGACGCCGCCGCCAGCCGGAACGGTCGATCTGGATCGCGCGCGGGCGCTGCTGGACGAAGCCGGATGGCGTCTGCCGCCGGAAGGCGCCATTCGCCAGCGCGACGGCGTGCCGCTGACGGTGCAACTCTTCGTGCGCGCCGACGATCCGCGTCGGGTGCGCGCCGCCGAGTTGATTGCCAGCGCTGCCGAACAGATCGGGATGGATATTGTGGTGCAGCCTGCCGATTTTGCCACCGTCATTCGCTCGAAATATGCGCCGCCCTACGACTTCGATCTGCTGATCGGCAGTTGGGTCAATGGCGTCGCCGATCCGGATTTCGCCGACTACGCTTTCTACGACCCGGACGATTTTGCGCTCTTTCATTCGAGTCAGATCAACCAGGGGCTGGCGGATACACGTCCGACGCTCAACTTTGTCGGGTTCAGCGATCCGATCTACGATAATCAGGCGGGTGCGGCACGGCAGTTATACGATCTGAGCGAACGGGCGCAGGCGATCCAGCGTGCCCAGGAACGGGTGGCGCTTCTACGCCCATATCTGTTTCTCTGGGCGGATCGAATAGCGGTAGTGTGCAATCCGCGGGTAAAAACGCCGGACGGACCGGTCACCCTGATGACGCCCAACTATATGTGGAATATCGAGCGCTGGTATGTCGAGGTGGAAGGTTGA
- a CDS encoding response regulator codes for MEQRIRVLIIDDHPLFRQGIRWSLEEAGDMEVVGEAENGQEAIKLAERLVPDVVLVDINLPGLNGLEVARVIKRREPRIGLIVISVYEDDDQLFQAIKVGAAAYSSKDVHPRDLVRMIREVARGKYLINDSVIAKPHVATRVLHQFRELAATEDERTSALFAPLTSREIEILDCIARGLSNKEIASQLSISGQTVKNHITSILSKLQVNDRTMAVIYAIQRGWIRMGYDGHHSHAVGDKRSS; via the coding sequence ATGGAACAACGTATTCGTGTACTGATTATCGATGATCACCCGCTTTTCCGCCAGGGTATTCGCTGGAGCCTGGAAGAAGCCGGCGATATGGAAGTGGTCGGTGAGGCGGAAAATGGGCAGGAAGCGATCAAACTGGCGGAACGTCTCGTCCCGGATGTCGTCCTGGTCGATATCAATCTGCCTGGACTGAACGGTCTGGAAGTTGCCCGCGTGATCAAGCGACGGGAACCTCGCATTGGTTTGATTGTCATCAGTGTCTACGAGGACGATGATCAACTCTTCCAGGCTATCAAAGTCGGCGCGGCGGCTTATTCATCGAAAGATGTGCATCCGCGCGACCTGGTGCGCATGATTCGCGAGGTCGCGCGTGGAAAGTACCTGATCAACGATAGTGTTATTGCCAAGCCGCACGTTGCCACCCGCGTGCTGCATCAGTTTCGCGAGCTTGCCGCCACCGAAGATGAGCGCACCAGCGCCTTGTTTGCGCCGCTGACGTCGCGCGAAATCGAGATACTCGACTGCATCGCTCGAGGGTTGTCGAACAAAGAGATCGCTTCTCAACTTTCGATCAGTGGGCAGACGGTCAAAAACCATATCACATCTATTCTGTCGAAACTGCAGGTCAATGATCGAACGATGGCGGTTATTTATGCGATCCAGCGGGGATGGATCCGCATGGGGTACGATGGACATCATAGCCACGCAGTGGGTGACAAGCGATCATCATGA
- a CDS encoding sensor histidine kinase — MSSQEEPAIPVALREARDIVAEQLERLRALAERERQEAHALNAALRQAERELDEVTLQYRTALQRRRSSAEALGQQMAKLRARCDELTRNVDMRRSGLRQIELLIRQIEMSSSALTNTGTSATSDPWALALRSQVIHGREEERVRLAREVHDGPAQVLANSLMLLETCYTLAQQQTGEQAEKLAQMLDRLRSATRDGLSEVRRFIANLRPGQVAERGLVEALRDYLRTYGNTYNVQVTFEADAVPRQADEVEIVLYRIVQEALQNAHKYARGAPITVRLVQQANTLILSVRDEGPGFDPREVARRTGKSNWGLTSMRERAELIGARLTVASRPGHGTEVTVILPLE; from the coding sequence ATGAGTTCGCAGGAAGAGCCAGCAATACCGGTCGCTCTCCGCGAAGCGCGTGACATTGTGGCGGAGCAACTGGAGCGGTTGCGCGCGCTGGCGGAACGCGAGCGCCAGGAGGCGCATGCGCTCAATGCCGCGCTCCGTCAGGCTGAACGCGAACTCGATGAGGTGACCCTTCAGTACCGCACGGCGCTTCAGCGGCGACGCTCAAGCGCCGAAGCGCTTGGCCAGCAGATGGCAAAACTGCGGGCGCGTTGCGACGAATTGACCCGCAACGTTGATATGCGGCGCAGCGGTTTAAGACAGATAGAACTGCTGATTCGTCAGATCGAGATGAGTAGTAGCGCATTGACAAATACCGGAACAAGTGCGACATCCGATCCATGGGCGCTGGCGCTGCGTTCGCAGGTCATTCATGGGCGCGAAGAGGAACGGGTGCGCCTGGCGCGCGAGGTTCACGACGGACCAGCGCAGGTGTTGGCGAATTCGCTGATGTTGCTCGAAACCTGTTACACGCTGGCGCAACAGCAAACCGGTGAACAGGCTGAAAAACTGGCGCAGATGCTTGATCGCCTGCGCAGTGCGACCCGCGACGGATTGAGCGAAGTTCGCCGCTTTATCGCCAACCTGCGACCGGGGCAGGTCGCCGAACGCGGTCTGGTTGAAGCATTGCGCGACTATTTGCGCACCTATGGCAATACCTACAATGTGCAGGTGACGTTCGAAGCCGATGCCGTGCCGCGACAGGCGGACGAAGTCGAGATCGTTCTCTATCGGATTGTCCAGGAGGCGCTTCAAAACGCACACAAATATGCACGTGGCGCGCCGATCACGGTGCGTCTTGTGCAGCAGGCAAACACGCTGATCCTGTCGGTACGCGATGAGGGACCAGGATTTGACCCCCGCGAAGTGGCCCGACGAACCGGCAAAAGCAACTGGGGGCTGACGAGTATGCGTGAGCGAGCGGAATTGATCGGTGCACGCCTGACAGTTGCGTCGCGTCCAGGGCATGGAACTGAAGTCACGGTTATACTCCCACTGGAATAG
- the bchJ gene encoding bacteriochlorophyll 4-vinyl reductase encodes MTTAARGTGKIGPNAIIQTVAALREMFGDEGARAVLVRGGAGDLPDHLPHELIDEREFHALVELLIEQIGEERTNVVMERSGQLTSEYVFANRIPPVARIALRLLPPRMRLRLLLPAMRRHTWTFAGSGVFAYDLTPTPSLSIANGTLFDTSAMAAAMCAYYRGAFEHMFRKLVCPHATLRELECQARGDRRCRYAIQC; translated from the coding sequence ATGACGACAGCAGCTCGTGGCACGGGCAAAATAGGTCCCAATGCGATTATCCAGACCGTTGCAGCGCTGCGGGAAATGTTCGGCGATGAAGGAGCGCGTGCCGTGCTGGTGCGCGGCGGGGCGGGCGATCTTCCGGATCATCTGCCCCACGAGTTGATCGACGAGCGTGAGTTTCATGCGCTGGTCGAACTGCTCATCGAACAGATTGGCGAGGAACGAACAAATGTGGTCATGGAGCGCTCCGGGCAGTTGACCTCGGAGTATGTGTTTGCCAACCGTATCCCGCCGGTTGCGCGCATTGCGCTTCGCCTGTTGCCGCCACGGATGCGGTTGCGTCTGCTGTTGCCGGCAATGCGACGCCATACCTGGACCTTCGCCGGCAGCGGTGTGTTTGCCTACGATCTCACACCGACGCCATCCCTGTCGATTGCCAATGGGACGCTGTTCGATACGTCGGCGATGGCTGCGGCAATGTGCGCCTACTATCGTGGCGCATTCGAGCACATGTTTCGGAAACTGGTCTGCCCACATGCGACGCTGCGCGAGCTTGAGTGTCAGGCGCGGGGTGATCGCCGCTGTCGGTATGCCATCCAGTGTTGA
- a CDS encoding TIGR04053 family radical SAM/SPASM domain-containing protein — MTAPPQPVRPMRHAPRNFALTPLNIYWEMTQACALACRHCRAEAMPHPHPLQLSFEESVRFLRQIPDFGDPMPQLILTGGDPLARPDLLDLIDAARALGVPVSITPSATPNLTRTMLAALKAHGVEALGLSLDGSNAARHDAIRGVGGTFDRTIEAMEWAAELDMPLQINTLVAAETADDLPSIYALLKTKQVARWSLFFLISVGRGRVLQSLTPAEAEQLMVWIYRIAQEAPFAVATTEAPSYRRVALGEMRAAGMSSEQIRQTPVGRGFGIRDGNGIVFVSNTGEICPAGFLPLAAGNVRTDHIVQVYRESLLFSALHDPSQFGGRCGRCEYRAICGGSRARAFAATGDPLAEDPLCTYQPGQTM; from the coding sequence GTGACGGCTCCACCACAACCGGTTCGCCCCATGCGTCATGCGCCGCGCAATTTTGCGCTGACGCCGCTCAATATCTACTGGGAAATGACGCAGGCGTGTGCGCTCGCCTGTCGCCACTGCCGCGCTGAAGCGATGCCGCACCCGCATCCGCTGCAACTCTCGTTCGAGGAAAGCGTTCGCTTTTTGCGGCAGATCCCCGATTTTGGCGATCCGATGCCGCAGTTGATCCTGACCGGCGGTGATCCGCTCGCCCGACCAGATTTGCTCGATCTGATCGATGCAGCGCGTGCGTTGGGCGTGCCGGTCTCGATCACGCCGAGCGCCACACCCAACCTGACGCGCACCATGCTCGCGGCGCTCAAGGCGCACGGTGTCGAGGCGCTTGGATTGAGCCTCGATGGCTCGAATGCTGCCCGCCACGATGCTATTCGCGGCGTCGGAGGCACATTTGATCGCACCATTGAGGCGATGGAGTGGGCAGCGGAACTCGATATGCCGCTTCAGATCAACACGCTCGTCGCAGCGGAGACAGCCGATGATCTGCCGTCGATCTACGCCCTTCTGAAGACAAAGCAGGTTGCCCGCTGGAGTCTCTTCTTTCTGATCTCCGTCGGGCGTGGGCGGGTGTTGCAGTCGCTGACACCCGCCGAAGCCGAGCAGTTGATGGTCTGGATCTATCGCATCGCTCAGGAAGCGCCATTTGCCGTCGCCACAACAGAGGCGCCATCGTACCGGCGGGTTGCACTTGGTGAAATGCGCGCCGCCGGCATGAGCAGCGAACAGATCCGTCAGACGCCTGTCGGGCGAGGGTTTGGCATTCGGGACGGCAACGGCATTGTGTTCGTCTCGAATACCGGCGAGATCTGTCCAGCCGGTTTCCTGCCGCTGGCTGCCGGCAATGTGCGCACCGACCATATTGTGCAGGTCTACCGCGAGTCGCTGCTGTTCAGTGCACTGCACGATCCATCGCAGTTCGGCGGGCGCTGCGGACGGTGCGAGTACCGCGCAATCTGCGGCGGATCACGCGCGCGCGCCTTTGCCGCCACTGGCGATCCGCTGGCGGAAGACCCGCTCTGCACGTATCAACCGGGGCAAACCATGTGA
- the bchE gene encoding magnesium-protoporphyrin IX monomethyl ester anaerobic oxidative cyclase, protein MRILMIQPNYHAGGAEIAGNWPPSWVAYIGGALRKAGYSNLRFVDAMTNNLPDSTVAQIIRANRPDVVMATAITPMIYKAQETLRLAREANPGCKTILGGVHPTFMYAQVLTEAPWIDYIVRGEGEEIIVNLMRAIENGSDERDRHQIQGIAFLDEDRVVATPAHPPIADLSTLTPDWSLLEWEKYIYIPLNVRVAVPNFARGCPFTCRFCSQWKFWRKYRVRDPIAFVDEIELLVREYKIGFFILADEEPTIYRKKFIAMCEELERRKLGVHWGINTRVTDILRDEKYLPLYRRAGLVHVSLGTEAAAQMNLDRFRKETTIEQNKRAIRLLQDQGIVAEAQFIMGLENETPETIEETYRFALDWNADMANWNMYTPWPFAELFEELGDRVEVRDFSKYNFVTPIIQPDAMTREQVLKGVLRNYARFYMRKAFLSYPWIKDPFKRRYMLGCLKAFAKTTFTKRFYDLERVHLDGSIDLGFDETKVLTREQIAELKQKRPEMSADVDFRGTMTVCGAPKDVPEYVEHEG, encoded by the coding sequence ATGCGTATTCTGATGATCCAGCCGAACTATCACGCAGGTGGAGCGGAAATTGCCGGCAACTGGCCGCCGAGTTGGGTTGCATACATCGGCGGCGCATTGCGGAAAGCGGGATACTCCAACCTGCGCTTTGTCGATGCGATGACCAACAATCTGCCGGACAGCACCGTCGCACAGATCATCCGCGCCAATCGTCCGGATGTCGTGATGGCGACAGCGATCACGCCGATGATCTACAAGGCGCAGGAAACGTTGCGCCTGGCGCGTGAAGCCAACCCTGGCTGCAAGACGATCCTGGGCGGTGTGCACCCGACTTTTATGTATGCGCAGGTATTGACCGAAGCGCCCTGGATCGACTACATCGTGCGCGGCGAAGGGGAAGAGATCATCGTCAACCTGATGCGCGCGATCGAGAATGGCAGTGATGAACGTGATCGCCATCAGATTCAGGGAATTGCGTTCCTGGATGAGGATCGGGTTGTGGCGACGCCAGCGCATCCGCCGATTGCCGACCTTTCGACCCTGACCCCCGACTGGAGTCTGCTGGAGTGGGAGAAGTACATCTACATTCCGCTGAATGTGCGGGTTGCAGTGCCGAACTTTGCGCGCGGATGTCCGTTCACGTGCCGTTTCTGCTCACAATGGAAATTCTGGCGCAAATATCGCGTGCGTGATCCGATTGCGTTCGTTGATGAAATCGAACTGCTGGTGCGCGAATATAAGATCGGCTTCTTTATTCTGGCAGACGAGGAGCCGACCATCTACCGCAAGAAATTCATTGCGATGTGCGAAGAGTTGGAGCGGCGCAAACTCGGCGTTCACTGGGGCATCAACACTCGCGTCACCGACATTCTGCGCGATGAGAAGTACCTGCCGCTCTACCGTCGCGCCGGGTTGGTGCACGTCTCGCTGGGCACCGAAGCCGCGGCGCAAATGAACCTCGACCGTTTCCGCAAGGAGACGACCATCGAGCAGAACAAGCGCGCCATCAGGCTGCTCCAGGATCAGGGGATCGTTGCTGAAGCACAGTTCATCATGGGTCTGGAGAACGAGACCCCTGAAACCATCGAAGAGACGTACCGATTTGCGCTCGACTGGAATGCGGACATGGCGAACTGGAATATGTACACGCCATGGCCGTTTGCCGAGTTGTTCGAGGAACTCGGCGATCGGGTCGAAGTGCGCGACTTCTCGAAGTACAACTTCGTTACGCCGATCATCCAGCCGGATGCAATGACGCGCGAGCAGGTGCTCAAGGGCGTGCTGCGCAATTATGCACGTTTCTACATGCGCAAGGCATTCCTGAGTTATCCCTGGATCAAAGACCCATTCAAGCGGCGCTATATGCTCGGCTGTTTGAAGGCGTTCGCCAAAACAACCTTCACCAAGCGGTTCTACGATCTGGAGCGGGTGCATCTCGACGGTTCGATTGACCTGGGGTTCGACGAGACGAAGGTGCTGACGCGCGAACAGATCGCAGAGTTGAAGCAGAAGCGCCCCGAAATGTCCGCCGATGTCGATTTTCGTGGTACGATGACGGTCTGCGGCGCGCCGAAGGATGTGCCGGAGTACGTGGAACACGAGGGATAA
- the crtI gene encoding phytoene desaturase family protein yields MSTVIVIGAGFGGLAAAVRLAARGHDVHIFEKQDKPGGKAYVLEVDGFRFDTGPTVITAPFMFDDLWRAAGRRREEYVEFRPCHPFYRIYDHTGRRFDHSADEAAVLREIERINPADVEGYRRFLASTRSIFEKGFVELADKPFLHFRDMLRVTPDLIRLRSFESVYRYVSRYIKDDFLRRCFSFHPLFIGGNPFYASSIYSMVHYLEREWGVYYAVGGTGAIVDALVRLLRELGVAIHLNAEVRELIVEGRRIRSVALADGSEYRADIVVSNADVAHTYADLIAPRYRRRYTDRRLRSLKYSMSLVVIYLGTRRTYHDAPLVRHNIIFGPRYRELLDDIFIHKRVAEDFSLYLHMPSRDEPDVAPPGCDAFYVLSPVPNLASQADWASLARPYRDAIIAFLEERFLPDLSKNIVVERIADPRYFQRRQNNYFGAAFAFEPTLLQSAWFRPHNRSEEFDNLYFVGAGTHPGAGLPGVLSSALIVERLVQQECVGR; encoded by the coding sequence GTGAGCACCGTTATCGTCATTGGGGCCGGTTTTGGCGGCCTTGCAGCCGCCGTGCGCCTGGCAGCGCGCGGCCACGACGTGCACATTTTCGAGAAGCAGGATAAGCCGGGCGGTAAGGCGTATGTTCTGGAGGTGGACGGCTTCCGCTTCGATACCGGTCCGACGGTCATCACGGCGCCGTTCATGTTTGATGACCTGTGGCGAGCGGCGGGTCGTCGGCGCGAGGAGTATGTCGAATTCCGCCCGTGCCACCCGTTCTACCGCATCTATGACCATACCGGTCGTCGGTTCGATCACAGCGCCGATGAAGCGGCAGTACTGCGCGAGATTGAACGCATCAACCCCGCCGATGTCGAGGGGTATCGGCGTTTTCTGGCGAGCACGCGCTCCATCTTCGAGAAAGGATTCGTTGAACTTGCGGACAAGCCATTCCTGCACTTCCGCGATATGCTGCGCGTGACGCCCGATCTCATCCGCCTGCGATCATTCGAGAGCGTCTACCGCTATGTGTCGCGCTATATCAAGGACGACTTTCTGCGGCGCTGTTTTTCGTTCCATCCGCTGTTCATCGGCGGCAACCCGTTCTATGCTTCGTCGATCTACTCTATGGTGCATTACCTGGAGCGTGAATGGGGGGTGTACTACGCCGTCGGCGGCACCGGCGCAATCGTGGATGCTCTGGTGCGCCTCCTGCGTGAACTCGGCGTTGCCATCCATCTCAACGCTGAGGTGCGCGAGCTGATCGTCGAAGGGCGTCGCATCCGCAGTGTGGCGCTTGCCGACGGCAGCGAGTATCGCGCCGATATTGTTGTGTCGAATGCCGATGTCGCCCATACCTACGCCGACCTGATCGCGCCACGCTACCGCCGTCGCTATACCGACCGTCGCCTGCGCTCGTTGAAGTACAGTATGTCACTGGTTGTGATCTATCTTGGAACACGGCGCACCTACCACGATGCTCCACTGGTGCGTCACAATATCATCTTTGGTCCACGTTACCGTGAACTGCTTGATGATATTTTCATCCACAAACGTGTTGCAGAAGATTTCTCGCTTTACCTGCACATGCCGTCGCGCGATGAGCCGGATGTGGCGCCGCCCGGTTGTGATGCATTCTACGTCCTGTCGCCGGTGCCCAACCTGGCGTCGCAGGCGGATTGGGCGTCGCTGGCGCGTCCATATCGTGATGCCATCATCGCATTCCTGGAGGAGCGTTTTCTCCCCGATTTGAGCAAGAACATCGTCGTGGAGCGTATAGCCGACCCGCGCTACTTTCAGCGGCGTCAGAACAACTACTTTGGCGCGGCGTTCGCGTTCGAGCCGACGTTGCTGCAATCCGCCTGGTTCCGCCCGCATAATCGCTCTGAAGAGTTCGACAACCTGTACTTCGTGGGCGCCGGAACCCACCCTGGCGCAGGATTGCCAGGCGTGTTATCATCGGCGCTGATCGTCGAGCGTCTGGTGCAGCAAGAGTGTGTCGGGAGGTGA
- a CDS encoding MBL fold metallo-hydrolase, whose product MTLVRDAALIAQIDRLTVPHGQVALWSLGQAGCVVKGGNTIAYIDPYLSNSVEALGGPPRRFPIPLDPALVTHAQVVLTTHEHLDHTDAATLAPLMSASPQATLVTSLQGRQIARDAGIPDERIITPRLGERVELAGLAFTAMPAAHYAYEVDADGHSRWMGFIIECNGVTVYHSGDTIIFPELLAALVGRVIDIALLPINGRDFFREHEGIIGNLWPGEAVELAKAIDARVLIGIHNDLFAGNRVSPGMLFDELDRRAPFMRCHLLQPGELYLYAG is encoded by the coding sequence ATGACACTTGTGCGTGATGCAGCGTTGATCGCGCAGATCGACAGACTGACCGTGCCGCATGGTCAGGTGGCTCTCTGGTCGCTGGGGCAGGCGGGATGTGTGGTGAAGGGCGGCAACACAATCGCCTACATCGATCCATACCTGTCCAACTCGGTCGAGGCGCTTGGCGGTCCGCCGCGACGGTTTCCCATACCGCTCGATCCGGCGCTGGTCACCCACGCACAGGTGGTGCTGACGACGCACGAGCATCTCGATCATACCGATGCTGCAACCCTGGCGCCGCTTATGTCGGCATCACCCCAGGCTACGCTGGTGACATCGCTTCAAGGACGGCAGATCGCGCGCGATGCTGGCATCCCGGACGAACGGATCATCACGCCGCGTCTGGGTGAACGGGTCGAACTTGCCGGGCTTGCGTTCACCGCAATGCCGGCTGCCCATTATGCGTATGAAGTCGATGCCGATGGACACTCACGCTGGATGGGGTTCATCATCGAGTGCAACGGTGTGACCGTCTATCACAGTGGTGATACGATCATCTTCCCGGAACTGCTGGCGGCGCTTGTCGGGCGCGTGATCGACATTGCGCTCCTGCCGATCAATGGGCGTGATTTCTTTCGTGAGCACGAGGGGATCATCGGCAACCTGTGGCCCGGAGAGGCGGTCGAACTGGCGAAAGCCATCGATGCACGGGTGCTGATCGGCATTCACAACGATCTTTTTGCCGGGAATCGTGTTTCGCCCGGTATGTTGTTCGATGAACTGGATCGGCGCGCTCCGTTTATGCGCTGTCATCTGTTGCAACCGGGTGAATTGTACCTGTATGCCGGTTGA
- a CDS encoding intradiol ring-cleavage dioxygenase → MDHDDRQIGRILSRREVLMLIGASAATLLMGCGSMGSGATPETSTGSVPSAAPSPPAMPQPSPSPAATATQGALALPATSAPVTTPVRIPVPACIVRPEQTEGPYFVDTRLNRTDIRSDPISGIVKEGLPLTLTFVVSRIGNDGCAPLRDAMVDIWHCDAQGFYSDVRDPRRDTTGEQWLRGYQMTDASGIAAFTTIYPGWYPGRAVHIHFKIRTAAAGQVYDFTSQLYFDDAVSDAVFAQAPYAARGNRTTRNQNDGIFRRNGEQLVLALTPTDQGYAATFEIGLQL, encoded by the coding sequence ATGGACCATGATGATCGTCAGATAGGACGAATCCTCAGCCGGCGCGAAGTGCTGATGCTGATTGGTGCATCTGCTGCAACCCTGCTGATGGGCTGCGGTTCGATGGGTTCAGGCGCGACGCCGGAAACGTCTACGGGAAGTGTTCCGTCAGCAGCGCCGTCTCCGCCCGCCATGCCTCAACCCTCACCATCTCCTGCGGCGACCGCCACGCAGGGGGCATTAGCATTGCCTGCTACGTCAGCGCCGGTGACCACACCGGTACGCATCCCCGTTCCGGCATGCATTGTGCGCCCGGAGCAGACAGAAGGACCGTATTTTGTGGACACCCGACTGAACCGCACCGATATTCGCTCTGATCCCATCAGCGGCATCGTCAAAGAGGGGTTGCCATTAACCCTGACGTTCGTTGTCAGCCGGATTGGGAACGATGGATGCGCGCCGCTACGTGACGCGATGGTGGACATCTGGCACTGTGATGCGCAGGGCTTCTATTCCGACGTGCGCGACCCACGCCGTGATACAACCGGGGAGCAGTGGCTGCGCGGGTATCAGATGACCGATGCCAGCGGCATCGCCGCATTTACGACGATTTATCCCGGCTGGTATCCCGGACGCGCGGTGCATATCCATTTCAAGATTCGCACCGCCGCCGCCGGTCAGGTGTACGACTTCACCTCACAACTCTACTTCGATGATGCCGTGAGTGATGCCGTCTTCGCGCAGGCGCCCTATGCCGCTCGGGGAAATCGCACGACGCGCAACCAGAACGACGGCATTTTCCGCAGAAACGGCGAACAACTCGTCCTGGCGCTCACCCCGACTGACCAGGGGTATGCAGCGACGTTCGAGATCGGGTTGCAACTGTGA